One segment of Mycolicibacterium baixiangningiae DNA contains the following:
- a CDS encoding TIR domain-containing protein, which yields MSEPLAMVDAAVIVLHLLNRGSMMAKTVFYSFHYERDVHRVQLVRNIDALEGQPLLNSQDWESVRSRGDQAIMNWIDDQMRYKRAVVVLIGQQTASRPWVTYEIQKAWNDRKPLLGVQIHGLSSMGSVDRAGPDPFEAAGLRSAGIPVFDPTRTDSQATYAALRLNLATWSDRGVKRP from the coding sequence ATGTCGGAGCCGCTCGCTATGGTCGATGCGGCAGTGATTGTGCTGCATCTTTTAAATCGGGGGTCAATGATGGCAAAGACAGTTTTCTACAGCTTCCACTACGAGCGTGACGTCCATCGTGTGCAGCTCGTCCGCAACATCGACGCTCTTGAAGGCCAACCGCTCTTGAATTCGCAAGACTGGGAAAGTGTCCGCAGTCGCGGCGACCAAGCCATCATGAACTGGATTGACGATCAGATGCGCTACAAGCGAGCGGTGGTCGTGCTGATCGGGCAGCAGACTGCGAGCCGGCCGTGGGTCACATATGAGATCCAGAAGGCATGGAACGACCGCAAACCTCTGCTAGGCGTCCAGATTCACGGCTTGTCATCGATGGGCAGCGTCGATCGCGCTGGACCAGACCCCTTCGAGGCCGCTGGTCTACGCTCCGCCGGCATACCCGTGTTTGATCCAACCCGCACAGATTCGCAGGCCACCTACGCGGCGCTACGCCTGAACCTCGCTACGTGGTCCGACCGGGGAGTGAAACGACCGTGA
- a CDS encoding FAD-binding oxidoreductase, translating to MISTDVARADPMAAIRDHVSAPVAMPGEAGYERCTPWNVAADVRPAAVVLATSTPDIADTVRFAAACGLKVTVQATGHGATGVDSDTILIVTSGMSACTVDALNRTARVGAGVQWQQVLDAACPYGLAPVVGSAPGVGVVGFLTGGGIGPLVRTVGASSDHVRAFELVTGTGEVLRVTPEEHADLFWGLRGGKATLGIVTSVEFDLLPIPEFYGGALYFDGADAGTVLRAWTDWCGGLPETVNTSIALQQLPPLPGVPEPLAGRLTVAVRYAALGDFAEAERILAPMRAVAPTLMDTVGVLPYAAIGAVHADPVDPMPVHEDHTLLHSFDPAAVEALLAVAGPGSESVQAIVEVRHLGGALAREPRHRSVLCHRDAAFALTTIGALMPEIAEVVPVHGAAVMRALGRWSTGGQLPNFAPSTDPQRAARVYTEDARHWLAALAERYDPAGVFRTGQVVRT from the coding sequence ATGATTTCGACCGACGTCGCCCGCGCCGACCCGATGGCTGCGATCCGTGACCACGTCTCCGCGCCGGTCGCCATGCCGGGGGAGGCGGGCTATGAGCGGTGCACGCCGTGGAACGTCGCCGCCGACGTGCGCCCCGCCGCGGTGGTGCTGGCCACCTCCACGCCCGACATCGCCGACACCGTGCGGTTCGCCGCTGCTTGTGGCCTGAAGGTGACCGTTCAGGCCACGGGGCACGGCGCGACGGGAGTGGATTCGGACACGATCCTGATCGTCACCTCCGGCATGTCCGCGTGCACCGTGGACGCTTTGAACCGCACCGCGCGGGTCGGGGCGGGGGTGCAGTGGCAGCAGGTGCTCGACGCGGCCTGCCCGTACGGTCTGGCGCCGGTGGTCGGCTCGGCGCCCGGGGTGGGTGTGGTGGGGTTCCTGACCGGCGGGGGCATCGGGCCGCTGGTGCGCACGGTCGGGGCGTCGTCGGATCACGTGCGGGCATTCGAATTGGTCACGGGGACAGGGGAGGTGCTGCGGGTGACGCCCGAGGAGCACGCCGACCTGTTCTGGGGGTTGCGTGGTGGTAAGGCGACGCTGGGCATCGTGACGTCGGTGGAGTTCGACCTGCTGCCGATCCCGGAATTCTACGGTGGCGCTCTGTATTTCGACGGTGCTGATGCGGGCACGGTGTTGCGCGCGTGGACCGACTGGTGCGGCGGTCTGCCGGAGACGGTGAACACGTCGATTGCGTTGCAACAGCTTCCGCCGTTGCCCGGGGTGCCTGAACCGCTGGCGGGTCGGTTGACGGTGGCGGTGCGCTACGCCGCGCTGGGTGACTTCGCGGAAGCCGAACGGATCCTGGCGCCGATGCGGGCGGTGGCGCCGACGTTGATGGATACGGTCGGGGTGCTGCCGTATGCGGCGATCGGGGCGGTGCACGCCGATCCGGTCGATCCGATGCCGGTGCACGAGGATCACACGCTGCTGCACAGCTTCGACCCGGCGGCTGTCGAGGCGCTGCTGGCGGTGGCGGGGCCGGGCTCGGAGTCGGTGCAGGCGATCGTGGAGGTGCGCCACCTCGGGGGCGCGCTCGCGCGGGAGCCGCGGCACCGCAGTGTGTTGTGCCATCGCGATGCGGCGTTCGCGCTGACCACGATCGGCGCGTTGATGCCGGAGATCGCCGAGGTGGTGCCGGTGCACGGCGCGGCGGTCATGCGGGCACTGGGGCGCTGGTCGACGGGTGGGCAGCTGCCGAACTTCGCGCCGTCGACGGATCCGCAGCGGGCCGCGCGGGTGTACACCGAGGACGCCAGGCACTGGCTGGCGGCGCTGGCGGAACGCTATGACCCGGCGGGGGTGTTCCGCACGGGTCAGGTCGTCCGCACCTGA
- a CDS encoding BTAD domain-containing putative transcriptional regulator yields the protein MQFRLLGPLQVVHAQRPVDIGPPKQRAVLAVLLLAAGRVVSVDRLIDAVWGDDAPGSATASLQAYISNLRRALRDGNQSQVASPIVRQPPGYYLDVEPGQLDLEVFAGCCAKAAAAVEGGAWNVALACADEALGLWRGPLLADLPDEPWAADEATRAEQLRTDCLDARITALLALGRVPQALAAVAEVRSAAPLADRGCWLHMLTLYRAGRVTDALDVYTRHATLLDDELAVQPGRELRELQTAILRQAPELAAWPRSPEWTGAGEVVTPATSAVEQEAAPAGPRRGALIGRGRELSTAAGVLADVADGSARWLVLSGPAGIGKTRLAEEIAARVVADGGEMVWVSCPDERATPPWWPMRQLVRALGADPDDVLEVPPDADPDIARFHVYERIQTLLESAPCTLAVVIDDVQWADTTSAACLAYIAGALRDRPVVMILTVRDGDHSTEVCRLVTTVARGDRNRHVAVPALSTDDVAALANQVADDPVTDAEAAVLADRTGGNPFFVSEYARLPRTDRVGSEIPVAVKSVLDRRLVGLDPAAVQVLRTAAIIGDTLDSDAVPVLARATGMDVDTLADYLDAAADERIVVSAHTGDGYAFAHGLLREHLIAGMPAPRRQRLHAKIAEVLDGSTAEDALTRRAQHLIAAQPLIEADAVVQACRLAAEDATARWSSDIAARWWQAALDAYDRLPAASRSEEDRDALTVSMLEAHSRAGRGRLVLDTVTEQLGAAVRSGRAATAGRLASALLRASGGWPWLAPGHDTGALLSLLERAAVMAEADPAAGARVLAALAVGHCYHSDAGVSAGHLERAAQLADATGDRDVVADVLMGRLITYSGVAVYSRQTLEWAAELNGLGHSRSREDSVIAHSVATMAAMNLTDIDLTERHLREGISGSEELRLPVLRAQLRWMEAVLAVWRGDFAEAERHHRIAADVHEQTELYEAGSGLVAAVTLIREKGRPVAPDWPGLRADVESGGQGMVGLVHTALLTVGSGDEARAQALMRLQEWQAAPYRAHVWTTLGHATLLAHLACDYGLAEFAPALLERLVPFADRISEIGQVGVVGPVALATARLHALLGDRNGALADLAAAEDIAARTQGAPSLLRCRLLRCELSAPGPQRQAAARDLAADADALGMRGVADLARQLA from the coding sequence GTGCAGTTTCGCTTGCTGGGGCCGCTGCAGGTAGTGCACGCCCAGCGCCCGGTCGACATCGGGCCGCCCAAGCAGCGTGCCGTGCTGGCCGTGCTCCTGCTCGCGGCCGGGCGGGTGGTGTCGGTGGACCGGTTGATCGACGCCGTCTGGGGTGACGACGCTCCGGGCAGCGCGACGGCCAGTCTGCAGGCCTACATCTCGAACCTGCGCCGGGCCCTGCGCGACGGGAATCAGTCGCAGGTGGCGTCGCCGATCGTGCGGCAACCCCCCGGGTACTACCTGGACGTCGAACCGGGTCAGCTCGACCTCGAGGTGTTCGCCGGCTGCTGTGCGAAGGCGGCGGCCGCGGTCGAGGGCGGAGCGTGGAACGTAGCGCTGGCGTGCGCCGACGAGGCGCTGGGATTGTGGCGCGGACCGCTGCTGGCCGACCTGCCCGACGAGCCGTGGGCCGCCGACGAAGCGACCAGGGCCGAGCAACTGCGCACCGATTGCCTGGACGCGCGGATCACCGCGCTGTTGGCGCTGGGTCGCGTTCCCCAGGCACTGGCCGCGGTGGCCGAGGTGCGCTCTGCCGCACCGCTGGCGGACCGCGGCTGCTGGCTGCACATGCTCACGCTGTACCGGGCCGGCCGTGTCACCGATGCGCTCGACGTCTACACCCGGCACGCCACGCTCCTCGACGACGAGCTCGCGGTGCAGCCGGGACGGGAGCTCCGCGAGCTGCAGACCGCGATCCTGCGGCAGGCCCCGGAGCTGGCGGCGTGGCCGCGGTCCCCGGAGTGGACCGGCGCCGGTGAGGTGGTCACCCCTGCCACGTCCGCGGTCGAGCAGGAGGCGGCGCCGGCGGGACCGCGGCGCGGCGCGCTGATCGGCCGGGGTCGCGAATTGTCCACGGCAGCAGGTGTTCTGGCGGACGTCGCGGACGGCTCAGCGCGGTGGCTGGTGTTGTCGGGGCCTGCGGGCATCGGTAAGACCCGGCTCGCCGAGGAGATCGCGGCGCGCGTGGTCGCCGACGGCGGCGAGATGGTGTGGGTGAGTTGCCCTGACGAGCGGGCGACACCGCCCTGGTGGCCGATGCGGCAGTTGGTGCGCGCGCTGGGGGCCGACCCCGACGATGTGCTCGAGGTGCCGCCCGACGCCGATCCGGACATCGCGAGATTCCATGTCTACGAACGCATACAGACTCTTTTGGAGTCGGCGCCGTGCACCCTGGCGGTCGTCATCGACGACGTGCAGTGGGCGGACACCACCTCGGCGGCGTGCCTGGCGTATATCGCGGGTGCGCTGCGAGACCGCCCGGTCGTGATGATCCTGACCGTTCGCGACGGCGACCACAGCACGGAGGTCTGCCGGCTGGTGACCACCGTGGCCCGGGGCGACCGCAACCGGCACGTGGCCGTCCCCGCCCTGTCCACCGATGATGTTGCGGCGCTGGCGAATCAGGTGGCCGACGACCCGGTCACCGATGCGGAGGCGGCGGTGTTGGCCGACCGGACGGGCGGTAACCCGTTCTTCGTCTCCGAGTATGCCCGGCTGCCCCGCACCGACCGGGTGGGTAGTGAGATCCCGGTCGCGGTGAAATCGGTGCTGGACCGGCGGCTGGTCGGACTCGACCCGGCGGCGGTCCAGGTGCTGCGCACCGCCGCGATCATCGGGGACACACTCGATTCCGACGCCGTGCCCGTGCTGGCCCGTGCCACCGGGATGGACGTCGACACGCTGGCCGACTATCTCGACGCCGCCGCCGACGAGCGCATCGTCGTCTCCGCGCACACCGGCGACGGGTACGCCTTCGCCCACGGGCTGCTGCGCGAACACCTCATCGCCGGGATGCCCGCACCCCGCCGGCAACGCCTGCACGCCAAGATCGCCGAGGTGCTCGACGGCAGCACCGCCGAGGACGCGTTGACCCGGCGTGCCCAGCACCTCATCGCCGCCCAGCCGCTCATCGAGGCGGATGCGGTGGTGCAGGCGTGCCGGCTGGCCGCCGAAGACGCCACGGCCCGGTGGAGTTCGGACATCGCGGCGCGGTGGTGGCAGGCCGCGCTGGATGCCTACGACCGGTTGCCCGCGGCGTCGCGGTCAGAAGAGGACCGCGACGCGCTGACCGTGTCGATGCTGGAGGCACATTCGCGCGCCGGGCGCGGACGGCTGGTCCTGGACACCGTGACAGAACAGCTCGGCGCCGCCGTCCGCAGCGGGCGTGCCGCGACCGCCGGGCGGCTGGCCAGCGCGCTGCTGCGGGCCAGTGGGGGGTGGCCCTGGTTGGCGCCGGGTCACGACACGGGGGCGCTGCTCTCACTGCTGGAGCGGGCCGCGGTGATGGCCGAAGCCGACCCGGCCGCCGGGGCGCGAGTGCTGGCCGCGCTGGCCGTCGGACACTGCTACCACTCCGACGCCGGGGTGTCCGCCGGGCATCTCGAGCGGGCCGCGCAATTGGCCGACGCCACCGGTGATCGCGACGTCGTGGCCGATGTGTTGATGGGGCGGTTGATCACCTATTCCGGAGTGGCGGTCTACAGCCGTCAGACGCTGGAGTGGGCGGCGGAGCTGAACGGTCTGGGCCACAGCAGGTCTCGGGAGGACAGCGTCATCGCACACTCGGTGGCCACGATGGCCGCGATGAACCTGACCGACATCGACCTGACGGAACGACATCTGCGGGAGGGTATCTCAGGAAGCGAGGAGCTGCGGCTCCCGGTACTGCGGGCGCAGCTGCGGTGGATGGAGGCGGTGCTCGCGGTGTGGCGGGGAGATTTCGCGGAAGCCGAGCGCCATCACCGCATCGCAGCGGATGTGCACGAGCAGACCGAATTGTACGAAGCGGGAAGTGGTTTGGTGGCCGCGGTGACCCTGATCCGGGAGAAGGGCCGCCCCGTCGCACCCGACTGGCCCGGGCTGCGCGCCGACGTCGAGAGTGGGGGACAGGGGATGGTCGGCCTGGTGCACACCGCGCTCCTGACCGTCGGGAGCGGGGACGAGGCACGGGCGCAGGCGCTGATGCGGTTGCAGGAGTGGCAGGCCGCACCGTACCGGGCGCACGTGTGGACCACCCTCGGGCACGCAACGCTGCTGGCTCACCTGGCGTGTGACTACGGCCTCGCGGAGTTCGCGCCTGCGCTGTTGGAGCGGCTTGTCCCGTTCGCCGACCGCATTTCCGAGATCGGTCAGGTCGGGGTGGTCGGGCCCGTCGCGTTGGCGACGGCGCGGTTGCATGCCCTGCTGGGCGATCGCAATGGCGCGCTGGCCGATCTCGCCGCCGCGGAGGACATCGCGGCGCGGACGCAGGGGGCGCCCAGCCTGCTGCGGTGCCGGCTGCTGCGCTGCGAACTGAGCGCGCCCGGGCCCCAGCGCCAGGCGGCGGCACGGGATCTGGCCGCGGACGCCGATGCGCTGGGCATGCGAGGGGTCGCGGACCTGGCACGCCAGCTTGCGTGA